The DNA segment CAAAACTGCAATAGCGATCATTAAATCTTACCCAACCGCAATGGATATTTCAAAAGCTACGCCAGAAAAGCTAACTAAGATTTTTCGACATATCAAAGGTAATAGCTTTAATCTTGAAAAAGCAAAATATCTTATAGAACTTGCTAAATCTTCTATTTATACAGGTCGTGCAAATGAATCTAGAGCTTTAATGATCAAGACTAATATTAAGATATTAGAGCTTTATATTCAAGAAAGAGATGAAGTTGAAGAACAAATTCAAATTCTTATAGACAATCAACTTGATGATGATTCAAGTAATATTGAAAATCTTAAATCAATTCCTGGAGTATCTAATAAAACTGTTACAGCAATATTAGGAGAATGTGGAGACCTTAGAAGATTTGAATCAGCTAAAGCTTTCATAGGTTTTTTAGGTCTATATCCAACTTTATATCAATCAGGTAAATCTTTATCAACTGGAACTTTAGCTAAAAGAGGAATACCCATAGCTAAACATGCTCTTTATATGGCAGCAGTATCAGCTGTTAGACATAATAACGAACTTCATAAACTTTTTAGAGACAAAGTATCATCTGGTAAATCCAAAAAAGAAGCATTGATAATTATTGCTAAAAAATTAGCATCTATTATCTATTCTCTTTTTAAATATAACCAAGCATATAATCCATATAGAGTACTAATCCAACATAAAAAGTAAACTTGTTAGTTTAACACTTGTGAGAACAATGAGTTTTCATAGAACTTTGACCAAAATGTATTATTATTTTTAAATTTGATCATTTGAACATTTCAAAAAATGCTCAAAAAATCAAACCATAAAGCACGCCTTAAAAAATAGCCTAGTCGTTTAAGCTATTCTTTATAGGATGGTTTTTATAATCTTTGAGCATGAGTT comes from the Aliarcobacter cibarius genome and includes:
- a CDS encoding IS110 family RNA-guided transposase translates to MYYVGVDIAKDKHYVCILDDAKELACKPFWIYSDILGLRELLKRLAELSLDMNDFIIGIESTGAFSENFYSYITDADYKVILLNSYQTSKYRDFSTLKKIKNDSIDAYVIAELLASGKYKASYISNEDYHNLKVLNRLKKSLDDKIKTIKREITTVVATVNPEIEKVFPNIFTKTAIAIIKSYPTAMDISKATPEKLTKIFRHIKGNSFNLEKAKYLIELAKSSIYTGRANESRALMIKTNIKILELYIQERDEVEEQIQILIDNQLDDDSSNIENLKSIPGVSNKTVTAILGECGDLRRFESAKAFIGFLGLYPTLYQSGKSLSTGTLAKRGIPIAKHALYMAAVSAVRHNNELHKLFRDKVSSGKSKKEALIIIAKKLASIIYSLFKYNQAYNPYRVLIQHKK